One Novipirellula galeiformis DNA segment encodes these proteins:
- a CDS encoding SDR family oxidoreductase, producing the protein MTFDVKNKTVLVTGANRGIGKAILEEAFRRGVAKVYAAVRNTDSASPLVAEHGERVVPIRVDLDDPKSITAAAATATDVDVVVNNAGVMKISSAIGDDAIETLQFEMNANVYGLIRVAQAFAPVLKANGGGVFAQLNSIASVKTFPDFATYCASKAASYSITQGLRGTLGAQGTHVVSVHPGPIQTDMGAAAGFGEIAASPSMVATATFDAIAKGRFHVWPDPMAEQVGAAYQSFAENIVEADMQESLA; encoded by the coding sequence ATGACATTTGACGTCAAGAACAAGACGGTTTTAGTAACCGGAGCAAACCGCGGTATCGGTAAAGCCATTCTCGAAGAGGCGTTTCGTCGCGGGGTAGCGAAGGTTTACGCGGCGGTGCGAAACACCGATTCCGCCAGCCCGTTGGTTGCCGAGCACGGTGAACGCGTGGTCCCCATTCGAGTCGACCTTGACGACCCGAAATCAATTACCGCAGCGGCAGCAACGGCGACCGATGTCGATGTCGTCGTCAACAACGCTGGGGTGATGAAGATCTCCTCGGCGATTGGCGATGATGCAATCGAGACATTGCAGTTCGAAATGAATGCAAATGTCTACGGTCTGATTCGGGTCGCACAGGCCTTTGCTCCTGTCTTGAAAGCGAATGGCGGCGGTGTCTTCGCGCAGCTCAACAGTATCGCGTCGGTCAAAACATTTCCGGACTTCGCGACCTATTGTGCCTCCAAAGCGGCGAGTTACTCCATTACCCAGGGACTGCGAGGCACGCTGGGAGCCCAAGGCACCCACGTCGTCAGCGTTCACCCAGGGCCGATTCAAACCGACATGGGAGCGGCAGCAGGCTTCGGCGAGATCGCTGCGTCGCCCTCCATGGTCGCGACTGCCACCTTTGACGCCATCGCCAAAGGTCGTTTTCACGTCTGGCCCGATCCGATGGCCGAGCAGGTTGGCGCTGCCTACCAAAGCTTCGCCGAAAACATCGTCGAAGCGGACATGCAGGAAAGTCTTGCGTGA
- a CDS encoding haloacid dehalogenase type II codes for MIVFGFAFAGTNAIAQQTNESASHAHQASHAHQTGKSMPTPKIIIFDVNETLLDLAPLKASVGKALGGREDLLPLWFSTMLHYSLVETLTGTYHSFGEIGTAALMMVAETQGIELSQEDAKEAIVTPLRSLPPHPDVVAGLKALRNDGFRIVSLTNSSAVGVETQFKNAGLTELFEKRYSVDHVKKFKPHPDTYRMVLDDLGVKPIDVLMVAAHAWDLAGAKNVGLQTAFVARPGKTLYPNVAKPDYVVKDLLALEKALQENDSVAGN; via the coding sequence ATGATCGTTTTCGGTTTTGCATTCGCTGGCACCAACGCGATCGCACAACAGACCAATGAAAGTGCCAGCCACGCACATCAAGCCAGCCACGCACATCAAACAGGGAAATCCATGCCGACCCCCAAAATCATCATCTTCGATGTCAACGAAACCCTGCTTGATCTTGCCCCCTTAAAGGCATCGGTCGGAAAAGCCCTCGGCGGCCGCGAAGACCTGTTGCCGTTGTGGTTCTCGACGATGTTGCACTACTCACTGGTTGAAACCTTGACGGGCACCTACCACAGCTTCGGTGAAATCGGCACCGCCGCGCTAATGATGGTAGCGGAAACCCAAGGCATTGAACTTTCGCAGGAAGATGCCAAGGAAGCGATCGTGACACCGCTTCGCTCGCTACCGCCACATCCGGATGTGGTGGCAGGACTAAAGGCACTCAGAAACGATGGCTTCCGAATCGTCAGTTTGACCAATTCATCCGCCGTCGGAGTGGAAACCCAATTCAAAAACGCAGGCCTGACGGAGCTTTTCGAAAAACGTTACAGCGTCGACCACGTCAAGAAATTCAAACCACACCCTGACACGTACCGCATGGTGCTGGACGATCTGGGCGTCAAACCGATCGACGTACTGATGGTCGCAGCGCACGCGTGGGATTTGGCGGGAGCCAAAAACGTGGGACTGCAAACGGCCTTCGTTGCTCGGCCCGGCAAGACTCTCTATCCGAATGTCGCCAAGCCCGACTACGTCGTGAAGGATCTTTTGGCACTCGAAAAGGCCTTGCAAGAAAACGACTCGGTCGCGGGAAATTAG
- a CDS encoding ArsR/SmtB family transcription factor produces MAKRSPSKTCDSTPVKLTADPTAETFAKLAWAIAHPARVQIVRLLIGRKACICGEIVDCLPLAQSTVSQHLKILKESGLIQGEVDGPKVCYCINSDKLEQLKTLVAGL; encoded by the coding sequence ATGGCGAAGCGATCTCCTAGCAAAACATGCGATTCGACGCCGGTGAAGTTGACGGCGGATCCGACGGCCGAGACGTTTGCGAAGTTGGCATGGGCGATCGCACATCCCGCCCGCGTACAGATCGTGCGGTTGTTGATCGGTCGCAAAGCTTGTATTTGTGGCGAGATTGTGGATTGTTTGCCGTTGGCTCAATCCACCGTCTCGCAACACCTCAAGATTCTCAAAGAGTCGGGGCTGATCCAGGGCGAGGTCGATGGCCCGAAGGTCTGTTACTGCATCAACTCTGACAAACTTGAACAACTCAAAACGCTTGTCGCGGGATTATGA
- the arsD gene encoding arsenite efflux transporter metallochaperone ArsD produces MTKVQIYDKAMCCSTGVCGPQVDPALAKFAADLDWLKSQGHDVARFNLAQAPAEFASNAHVQKMLAEEGVECLPLVIVDDRVVSRSEYPSRENLAMWTGTVMKPKATLPMASDSGCCGGNSGCC; encoded by the coding sequence ATGACCAAGGTACAAATTTACGACAAAGCGATGTGCTGCTCGACTGGCGTTTGCGGGCCGCAGGTGGATCCCGCCTTAGCGAAGTTCGCCGCCGATCTGGATTGGCTCAAAAGCCAAGGTCACGATGTGGCTCGGTTCAACCTAGCCCAAGCCCCCGCCGAGTTCGCGAGCAACGCCCATGTGCAAAAGATGCTCGCCGAAGAAGGTGTCGAGTGCTTGCCGTTGGTCATTGTGGATGATCGCGTGGTCAGCCGTAGCGAATACCCATCGCGTGAAAACCTTGCGATGTGGACCGGCACCGTGATGAAGCCCAAAGCCACGCTACCGATGGCAAGTGACTCGGGTTGCTGTGGTGGCAATTCGGGCTGCTGTTGA
- the arsA gene encoding arsenical pump-driving ATPase — translation MQFLNHPTRNLFFTGKGGVGKTSMACASAVQLADRGLRVLLVSTDPASNLDEVLGTPLAGEPTPIESVPNLFAMNLDPEVAAHEYRERMVGPYRGVLPDAAVRSMEEQFSGSCTLEIAAFDEFAKLLGDKQATSQFDHVVFDTAPTGHTLRLLTLPSAWTGYIDNNTTGTSCLGPLAGLQAQTLIYKQTVAALADADCTTLVLVTRPEPSAFREAARTSRELQELGVHNQHLIVNGVFKSQTPTDEIATAMSRRGDEAVAAMPAELAGLERSTVPLACSGLMGVDSLRRVGQTETSHSPAPLATRSHADFPAGLDSLMDELAAVGHGVILAMGKGGVGKTTVAAAVAVALAERGFDVHLSTTDPAAHVSATIAADELAGLSVGRIDPAQETADYTAEVMQTAGKDLDAEGKALLEEDLRSPCTEEIAVFRAFARAVSEGANRFVVLDTAPTGHTILLLDSALAYHREVTRQASQIPESVEKLLPRLRDPDFTRVLVVTLPEATPVHEAARLQQDLRRAEIEPFAWVINQSLAPLDVTDPTLRQRQHHELPFIQEVESTLATRVALVPWQNEPPTGLAGLRRIISAPSSLTH, via the coding sequence ATGCAATTTCTCAATCATCCCACTCGCAACTTGTTTTTCACAGGCAAAGGCGGCGTCGGAAAAACGTCGATGGCGTGTGCGAGTGCCGTTCAATTGGCCGATCGCGGTTTGCGAGTGCTGCTCGTTTCAACCGACCCCGCATCCAATCTCGACGAGGTGTTGGGCACACCGCTGGCGGGTGAACCGACGCCCATCGAGTCCGTGCCAAATCTATTTGCAATGAACCTTGACCCCGAAGTGGCGGCTCACGAATATCGCGAGCGGATGGTGGGTCCGTATCGCGGCGTGTTGCCGGACGCGGCAGTGCGCAGCATGGAAGAGCAGTTTTCGGGATCGTGCACGCTGGAGATCGCAGCGTTCGACGAGTTCGCAAAATTGCTCGGTGACAAACAGGCGACGTCGCAGTTCGACCATGTTGTCTTTGACACGGCGCCGACGGGCCACACGCTGCGTTTGCTGACGTTGCCATCAGCTTGGACGGGATACATCGACAACAATACGACCGGCACCTCGTGTCTGGGGCCACTCGCGGGTTTGCAAGCTCAGACGTTGATCTACAAGCAAACCGTTGCAGCGTTGGCCGATGCGGATTGTACGACGTTAGTCCTGGTCACGCGTCCTGAACCCTCGGCGTTTCGCGAAGCCGCTCGAACGAGCAGGGAGCTGCAAGAATTAGGCGTTCACAATCAGCACTTGATCGTCAACGGTGTCTTCAAGAGTCAAACGCCAACCGATGAGATCGCCACAGCGATGAGCCGTCGTGGTGACGAAGCGGTCGCAGCCATGCCAGCCGAGCTCGCCGGGCTGGAGCGTTCGACCGTCCCCTTGGCGTGCAGCGGGTTGATGGGAGTTGATTCGCTTCGGCGTGTCGGGCAAACAGAAACATCACATTCACCGGCCCCGCTAGCAACACGTTCGCACGCCGACTTCCCCGCCGGGCTGGATTCATTGATGGATGAACTCGCCGCCGTCGGCCATGGCGTGATTCTAGCCATGGGCAAGGGGGGCGTTGGCAAAACGACGGTGGCGGCGGCCGTTGCGGTCGCGTTGGCGGAGCGGGGTTTCGACGTGCATCTTTCGACCACCGACCCGGCTGCTCATGTCTCGGCGACGATTGCAGCGGACGAACTCGCGGGGCTGAGCGTCGGTCGTATCGACCCGGCTCAGGAAACCGCGGACTACACCGCTGAGGTGATGCAGACCGCCGGCAAGGACTTGGACGCCGAGGGAAAAGCGTTGCTCGAAGAAGATTTACGTTCGCCATGCACCGAAGAAATTGCGGTGTTCCGGGCGTTCGCCAGAGCGGTCTCCGAAGGGGCGAACCGATTTGTCGTGTTGGACACCGCTCCGACCGGGCACACGATTCTGTTGCTTGATTCGGCGTTGGCCTATCACCGCGAAGTGACTCGGCAAGCGAGCCAGATCCCTGAGTCGGTTGAAAAGTTGTTGCCCCGTTTGCGTGATCCCGACTTCACGCGTGTGTTGGTGGTGACGTTGCCCGAAGCGACTCCCGTTCACGAAGCGGCACGATTGCAGCAGGACTTGCGGCGTGCGGAGATCGAACCATTCGCGTGGGTCATCAACCAAAGTCTCGCGCCGCTTGACGTGACCGATCCGACGTTGCGTCAGCGACAACATCACGAGTTGCCGTTCATCCAAGAAGTGGAGTCGACACTTGCGACTCGCGTTGCCCTCGTCCCTTGGCAAAACGAACCGCCCACCGGTTTGGCTGGTTTGCGGCGCATCATTTCGGCCCCTTCGTCCCTGACCCACTAA
- a CDS encoding arsenate reductase ArsC, which translates to MIKKKVLFLCTGNSCRSQMAEGWTRHFHGDAIEAYSAGIETHGMNPNAMRVMKEAGVDISSQSSKLASTLAEVPLDLVITVCGHADENCPAFLAQAKLVHVGFDDPPKLAKDAASEEQALDSYRRVRDEIRDFVNERLPELLRS; encoded by the coding sequence ATGATCAAAAAGAAAGTTCTGTTTCTCTGCACCGGCAATTCTTGTCGCAGCCAAATGGCCGAGGGTTGGACGAGGCACTTCCACGGTGACGCGATCGAAGCCTACTCGGCTGGGATCGAAACGCACGGCATGAACCCCAATGCGATGCGAGTGATGAAGGAAGCGGGCGTGGATATCTCGAGCCAATCGTCGAAGCTCGCCAGTACGCTTGCGGAAGTCCCGCTCGATTTGGTCATCACCGTGTGCGGTCACGCTGACGAGAACTGCCCGGCGTTTCTGGCCCAGGCGAAGTTGGTTCACGTCGGTTTCGATGATCCACCGAAGCTCGCCAAGGACGCTGCCAGCGAAGAACAAGCCCTCGATTCTTACCGCCGAGTGCGGGACGAAATCCGCGATTTTGTGAACGAACGGTTGCCCGAATTGCTTCGCAGTTGA
- a CDS encoding SDR family NAD(P)-dependent oxidoreductase gives MPNNKTVIVTGGSGGIGGEICSKLANAGWKTVVHYHSDKESAEKVVAEIKAKGGKAFAAKCDLSDEQAVTELFDTSIAEFGELHSFVACAGIAGSGPVVETSLCEFQKLLRVNVVGAYLTIREAARRIEEGGRIVFISSQLAERPREGTGLYSATKAAMDAMIVSMSRELGSRRITINSVRPGATEPGMFANSNEERKEYFRNLSPFKRLGHPNDIAGVVEFLLSDDARWMTGQHLRVDGGASN, from the coding sequence ATGCCAAATAACAAGACCGTGATTGTGACTGGCGGATCAGGAGGTATTGGAGGTGAAATTTGCTCCAAACTTGCCAACGCTGGCTGGAAAACCGTTGTGCACTACCACAGCGACAAAGAGTCGGCGGAGAAGGTCGTAGCTGAGATCAAGGCCAAGGGAGGCAAGGCGTTTGCCGCGAAGTGCGACCTTAGCGATGAACAAGCGGTTACGGAACTGTTTGACACCTCCATTGCCGAGTTTGGCGAATTGCACAGCTTCGTTGCCTGTGCGGGAATCGCGGGCAGCGGACCGGTGGTGGAAACGTCCCTGTGTGAGTTCCAAAAACTGCTCCGCGTCAATGTCGTGGGGGCCTACCTAACGATTCGTGAAGCAGCACGCCGAATCGAAGAGGGGGGGCGAATTGTCTTCATTTCTTCTCAACTCGCCGAACGTCCGCGAGAGGGAACCGGACTGTACTCGGCAACGAAAGCGGCCATGGACGCCATGATTGTTTCGATGTCGCGAGAACTAGGATCACGACGCATCACGATCAATAGCGTTCGCCCCGGTGCGACCGAGCCGGGAATGTTTGCCAATAGCAACGAAGAGCGTAAAGAGTATTTTCGCAACCTATCTCCGTTCAAACGACTCGGCCATCCCAACGACATCGCCGGCGTCGTCGAGTTTTTACTCAGTGACGATGCGAGATGGATGACCGGTCAACACCTTCGGGTCGATGGCGGCGCGTCCAATTGA
- a CDS encoding DoxX family protein, whose amino-acid sequence MNDLKQRDGRVALSLSLLRIGVGIVFFMWTLDKLLNPEHAASIYERYYLTPGLGTSLMVGLGVVQMILVLSFLAGFFRTWTYGIIAVLHTVSTLSCYKQYMNPWEKPNLLFFAAFPMLAACIALWLLREDDTWTVDGWRQRRHDAAKTLTDTES is encoded by the coding sequence ATGAATGACTTAAAACAGAGAGACGGGCGTGTGGCGCTCTCGTTGTCGCTTCTTCGCATCGGAGTTGGCATTGTTTTCTTCATGTGGACACTCGACAAACTGCTCAACCCCGAACACGCGGCGAGTATCTATGAACGGTACTATTTGACGCCCGGTCTTGGCACGTCCTTGATGGTCGGTTTGGGTGTTGTGCAAATGATCTTGGTTTTGTCATTTCTCGCCGGTTTTTTTCGCACATGGACTTACGGAATCATCGCGGTATTGCACACCGTTTCCACCCTCAGTTGTTACAAGCAATACATGAATCCTTGGGAAAAGCCGAACTTGTTGTTCTTTGCGGCGTTTCCGATGTTGGCGGCATGCATCGCACTGTGGTTACTGCGTGAAGATGACACATGGACCGTCGATGGATGGAGGCAACGTCGCCATGACGCGGCTAAAACATTGACGGACACAGAAAGTTGA
- a CDS encoding DUF3500 domain-containing protein: MIRHHRWIASFAILLMCTCVVVYSQRPGGRADRASVIEEPFVGIVTSEGIQRDLFSIKSTGVTTEPVREAAEAFLAGLSDDQRKRTVFPVDDSEWQQWDNRHRSKRQGVGFDEMSEAQRKLAFEMLGKSLSAKGLKKTKDIMKLNGTLAELADNFDEYGEWLYWVTIMGEPSKTQPWGWQLDGHHLVINYFVLGDQVVMSPVFMGSEPVEAKAGKFKGTIVMQDEQNKGLAFMQSLTDDQRSKAILMQNKNGNNNLTEAYKDNVVLDYAGIVGSELSDEQKNGLIRLIEEYVGNLRQEHATVRMSEVKEHLDETYFAWIGGTTEESVYYYRIHSPVVLIEFDHQRRVAPFRTAEPTRDHIHTVIRTPNGNDYGKDLLRQHHHNHPH; this comes from the coding sequence ATGATCAGACATCATCGATGGATCGCCTCGTTCGCGATCTTGCTCATGTGCACTTGTGTCGTCGTCTATTCCCAGCGGCCTGGCGGTCGAGCGGACCGCGCGTCGGTGATTGAGGAGCCGTTCGTCGGTATCGTCACATCCGAAGGCATCCAACGCGATCTGTTTTCGATCAAATCCACCGGCGTGACCACCGAACCTGTTCGCGAGGCTGCGGAAGCGTTCTTGGCGGGATTGAGCGACGATCAACGCAAACGGACCGTCTTCCCGGTCGACGATTCAGAATGGCAGCAGTGGGACAACCGGCACAGGTCGAAACGCCAGGGTGTTGGCTTCGATGAAATGTCCGAAGCACAGCGAAAGTTAGCCTTCGAAATGCTGGGCAAAAGTCTGAGTGCCAAGGGGCTCAAGAAAACCAAAGACATCATGAAGCTCAATGGCACGCTAGCCGAACTCGCCGACAACTTCGACGAATACGGCGAGTGGCTGTACTGGGTCACCATCATGGGCGAACCTTCCAAAACCCAGCCTTGGGGTTGGCAGCTCGATGGGCACCATCTCGTCATCAACTACTTCGTGTTAGGAGATCAAGTGGTCATGAGTCCTGTTTTCATGGGCTCGGAACCGGTGGAAGCCAAGGCAGGAAAGTTCAAAGGCACGATCGTCATGCAAGACGAACAAAACAAAGGCCTTGCCTTCATGCAGAGTTTGACCGACGACCAACGGTCCAAGGCAATCCTGATGCAGAACAAAAACGGCAACAACAACTTAACCGAAGCGTACAAGGACAACGTCGTTCTTGACTACGCTGGTATCGTTGGATCAGAGCTCAGCGACGAGCAGAAGAATGGCCTGATCCGCTTGATCGAAGAATACGTCGGCAACCTGCGTCAGGAACACGCGACGGTTCGCATGTCCGAGGTCAAAGAGCACCTCGATGAAACCTACTTCGCTTGGATCGGCGGAACGACCGAAGAGAGTGTTTACTACTATCGAATTCATAGCCCTGTCGTCCTGATCGAGTTCGACCATCAACGCCGAGTTGCGCCGTTTCGCACCGCCGAACCCACTCGCGACCACATTCACACGGTGATCCGAACGCCCAACGGAAACGACTACGGAAAAGACCTGCTGCGACAACACCACCACAACCACCCGCACTGA
- a CDS encoding peroxiredoxin-like family protein has protein sequence MLKSLTRIFLLTSLTAIPAMAQETSTTPSLSRQLAEKAAGFAKRAPADRRATFAKGIEDVRASGIEASAKQVGDDAVDGTLKGWKGDSVTLSELWSQGPVVVMWYRGGWCPYCNLQLRAMQQSLDKIENAGAKLVILTPELPEKAKETAEASGISIVALHDKDLALAKQYGIVFELPDAIAPMYQSRLPQYNGNDALELPLSATYVINSSGKITYAFLDADYKKRAEPSEVIQAVKAATQK, from the coding sequence ATGCTCAAATCACTAACACGCATATTCCTGCTGACATCCCTAACGGCAATTCCCGCCATGGCACAAGAAACGTCAACCACTCCATCGCTTTCCCGACAGTTGGCTGAAAAGGCTGCCGGTTTTGCCAAGCGAGCGCCGGCCGATCGACGCGCGACGTTCGCCAAAGGCATCGAAGACGTTCGCGCAAGCGGAATCGAAGCATCGGCGAAGCAAGTCGGTGATGACGCCGTGGATGGAACCTTGAAGGGATGGAAGGGCGATTCCGTCACACTCAGCGAACTATGGAGCCAAGGGCCAGTCGTGGTGATGTGGTATCGCGGCGGTTGGTGTCCTTACTGCAACCTTCAACTACGAGCGATGCAGCAATCTCTCGACAAGATTGAAAACGCGGGTGCGAAGCTCGTTATCTTGACGCCGGAGTTGCCGGAGAAAGCAAAGGAAACCGCTGAAGCAAGCGGCATTTCAATCGTCGCCCTGCACGATAAAGACTTGGCACTCGCCAAACAGTATGGAATCGTTTTTGAATTGCCCGACGCGATCGCTCCGATGTACCAGTCTCGATTGCCGCAATACAATGGGAACGATGCTTTAGAACTGCCACTATCAGCCACGTACGTCATCAATTCCTCGGGGAAAATCACCTACGCTTTCCTGGACGCCGACTACAAAAAGCGGGCGGAACCCAGCGAGGTGATTCAAGCGGTCAAAGCGGCCACCCAAAAATGA